Genomic window (Nymphaea colorata isolate Beijing-Zhang1983 chromosome 1, ASM883128v2, whole genome shotgun sequence):
TATTCGGAACATGCATCTTATAGCATATGAGATAAAGAAACAAACGGGATTAAATAGAGTGTCGTATAGCGTTTGAGCTAACGAAAGGGGTAGCACCGAATAACGTGTAAAGGGGTACGAGATAATGAAAGGGATGCTTGAGATAACAaaagggtatgagataatgaaaggGATGAGACTAAATAACCAGTGCCATAGCGTTTGAGACAACAGGTCTTATAGTATATGAGATAACGAAACAAGTCCTATAGTGTTTGAGATAATAAAAGGAATTTGAGATAATGATGGGGGTATGAAATAGCAATAGGAGCATGAGCTAACGAAGGGAgcataacaaaaaagaaaaaagaaaaaaggaagatgctTCTTTAGCTGCCGATCTCCATTCCGTTGGCGAATCATAAAACTTCCGATCACCAAAGTGGCAGCATCACAGGCCGTCACCAGGACTTATAAAACCCGTTTCGCACTTGACAAGGGTGACAATTACAATATGAATGATGACTTTTAATGAATCCAACTGCTCGGCATTGATAACAAATATGAACACCACCAATGCCGACCAAATAGTAATACACAGAGGGAGTTGAGATGAACTCTACATACTatcaattttgaaagaaaacgaACAACCAATTACTAAATTAACGAAATAGCCTCAAGTTCAAAGACAAATCGGGCATCGAATTAGTCCATTTTCATTACAGTGTGGGCACCTTTTCTTCATGTCTGGCGTCTCCAAGCTGGCGAGTTTGCAGCTGCCGCTGCATTCAAAGCAGAGAACAAAGCGGACACCAGCACATCCATCACAGATTCTGGCAGGCCTACTAATGACCGCCATGCCTCGCAACAGGCCTACCAGCTTCCCCTGTTCATGCAGTCCCAGCACCTCCTGCGCTCCGCCAATGAACCTGCCCTTGATGAACAGCCTCGGCGGCACAACGGCAGCGGTTGTTCTCATCAGGCTTTTCAGCTCCTCCTTGAATGGAGTATGCATGGAGATATCCCTCTCATCTAACAAGATCCGCAGGCTGCTAAGCACGTGTCTCACTGCACTACATTCCTCAAACGTCTTCCTGATTGCTCTTAGCGTCGTCGTATAGAGCACCACCGAGTCCTGTCCCCCCGGCGGGCATCTCTCTTCGAATTCTGACCATGGGTCGTTGGCATCCCTTCGGTGGTCTTGCTCTGCTGCCGCTGTCTTGGCCCATGCCTCCTTTTCCGCCTCATGACTAAGAATATGATTCATGACTGCCTTCTCAAAAGCCGCAAGAAGATCAGGATCGAATAGGCTGCCGGAACCTGGACGCGTTCGTCGAACCGGCGGAAAGGCATTCAACTCTGAAAGGGCGCCTTCTCCGAGCTTCCTGTCCAACCGGCCATTTTGAGTAGCAGGAGCAGGACAATTCTCCAAGTTCACCATGTTCGAACCATTGAATTCCTTCTCACCGAACAGCCACTGCCTGGTGGGTGCGGGTCTGATGTTTTCTTTATCATCAGACGAATCAAAAGCCATTAACTTCTCGCCAACTTCTGCTTCTACTTCCTCTTCGAGGTCCCTCATGAGCTCGGAAATGTCTATGATCTCTGGCGCCGTTTCAGCTTCCGAGAGTTCGGCGCAGCAGCTGCTGGCTTTCTGAATCCTTTCACCTTCGCCCTCGTAAACCAACGGATTCTTTGCGGCATGAGCGGAATCCGTGGAAAGGTCGAAGGCGTCTTCAGCTTTCACCTGCAACACCCGATCTTGCCTGATAACGAGGGGTCTTATGGTCTTGAGTCTTTTGAGAAACCTTCCCTTCACTCCCCTCATCTGCTTCAGCCCTCTGTTTGTGCCAATCGCGGGTCAGGTGAGAGTGGTCGGATTCCGTCCAAGAACCGTCACCAACAGAGCctccctttgttttttctcccttttttgaCAACGTCCACCAGGGCCGCGGCTCCGATTTTGGTGTACTCCAGAGAATCACAACGGCTACATAGCGAAGcgtgttttaaattttaaatcgCTAGGGACCAAAATTCCTTGGCAGCGGCAGCCGAGCAGAGCTTGCCTGGTCCCGCATCCGGCCGAAAGAACAACGGtcataattcatattttttctttaatcataATTCAGATTTTTGGGTGGTAGCAATCATAGGCAATATGCGTCGAGCAGCAGCTTAAGCTTTTTTGTATAGAtgcaaatatttaaaagttatgtTCCCAGCCACTGAAACATTTTCCCAACTTAAAGAGGATAAGGGCTAGCTGGTAAAGGCAACGgggatttttcattttactctTTACTGTGTCAAATCTATGCTATCTAATATCTGACacaggaaaaaaatttaattcatCTGCAACAAGTACATCCAGCTATACTTCTATgatttcttttctcctttttttttgttcagaaGTCACAAACTTTCTTTTTGCAGAGTTCCTCCACACTTATAGAGATGATGAACTAATTTGCCGGATTtaaatcacacacacacagggagagagagagagagagagagagagagagagagagaaggagcaGCTTCTAGAATCCAAATTTTACGGCAAAAAGCTCTGGATTTTTCATGTTGGAGCTCTCGCCTGTAAGGAATACT
Coding sequences:
- the LOC116265890 gene encoding uncharacterized protein At3g28850-like; translation: MRGVKGRFLKRLKTIRPLVIRQDRVLQVKAEDAFDLSTDSAHAAKNPLVYEGEGERIQKASSCCAELSEAETAPEIIDISELMRDLEEEVEAEVGEKLMAFDSSDDKENIRPAPTRQWLFGEKEFNGSNMVNLENCPAPATQNGRLDRKLGEGALSELNAFPPVRRTRPGSGSLFDPDLLAAFEKAVMNHILSHEAEKEAWAKTAAAEQDHRRDANDPWSEFEERCPPGGQDSVVLYTTTLRAIRKTFEECSAVRHVLSSLRILLDERDISMHTPFKEELKSLMRTTAAVVPPRLFIKGRFIGGAQEVLGLHEQGKLVGLLRGMAVISRPARICDGCAGVRFVLCFECSGSCKLASLETPDMKKRCPHCNENGLIRCPICL